From one Eptesicus fuscus isolate TK198812 chromosome 21, DD_ASM_mEF_20220401, whole genome shotgun sequence genomic stretch:
- the SMPD3 gene encoding sphingomyelin phosphodiesterase 3: protein MVLYTTPFSNSCLSALHAVSWYLIFPCYWLLDQLLALFTPAPCQKNQLLCIVLFMPIYLGFLVTSLPFAFLGFLFWCPLQCARRPYVYSRLEDKGPAGGAALLREWKGTGPGKSFCFATANVCLLPESLARHNNVYKTQVRAKEIGHRIRNGASRPQIKIYIDSPTNTSISAASFSSLVSPQGDGMARTVPGSIKRTASVDYKGNSGRHPSDEAANGPASGDAVDCSSLENACIVRISGDEGGRHPEADDPATGGQARNGAGGGPRGQTPNHSRRDGDSGSLGSRSASKESLVKARAGLDSGGSGEPGATYGKAPHKASVVKKVAARKRRHPDEAFDHEISAFFPANLDFLCLQEVFDKRAATKLKNQLHGYFEYILYDVGVYGCQGCCCCRRCCEAHCCFKCFNSGLFFASRYPIMDAAYHCYTNGKGVDSLASKGALFLKVQVGSTPQDQRIVGYITCTHLHAPEEDSAIRCEQLDMLLEWLADFRKSTSSSSTANPEELVAFDIVCGDLNFDNCSSDDKLEQQHSLFTRYKDPCRLGPGEEKPWAIGTMLDQDGINDEDVSSPDNLQKVLESEEGRREYLAFPTSKSSGAGQKGRKDVLKGNGRRIDYMLYAEEGLCPDWKAEVEEFSFITQLSGLTDHLPVAMRLMVSTGDEEA, encoded by the exons TCCGCCCTGCACGCTGTGTCCTGGTACCTCATCTTCCCATGCTACTGGCTGCTGGACCAGCTTCTGGCCTTGTTCACGCCTGCGCCCTGCCAGAAGAACCAGCTGCTCTGCATCGTGCTCTTCATGCCCATCTACCTGGGCTTCCTGGTCACCTCGCTGCCCTTCGCGTTTCTTGGGTTCCTCTTCTGGTGCCCCCTGCAGTGTGCCCGCAGGCCCTACGTCTACTCCCGGCTGGAGGACAAGGGCCCGGCTGGCGGGGCGGCGCTACTCCGTGAATGGAAGGGTACGGGTCCTGGCAAAAGCTTCTGCTTTGCCACTGCCAACGTCTGCCTCCTCCCCGAGTCGCTGGCCAGGCACAACAACGTTTATAAAACCCAAGTACGGGCCAAAGAGATCGGGCACAGAATCCGCAATGGGGCCAGTCGGCCCCAGATAAAAATCTACATCGATTCGCCCACCAATACCTCTATCAGCGCGGCCAGCTTCAGCAGCCTGGTGTCGCCACAGGGCGATGGCATGGCCCGGACCGTCCCTGGGAGCATTAAGAGGACAGCCTCTGTGGACTACAAGGGCAACAGTGGGCGTCACCCCAGTGACGAGGCTGCCAATGGCCCGGCTTCCGGGGACGCAGTCGACTGCAGTAGCCTTGAGAACGCCTGCATTGTGCGCATCAGTGGCGATGAGGGAGGCCGGCACCCCGAAGCTGACGACCCTGCCactgggggccaggccaggaatGGGGCTGGCGGGGGCCCACGGGGCCAGACGCCCAACCACAGTCGGCGGGATGGGGACTCGGGGAGCCTGGGCAGCCGCTCTGCTTCCAAGGAGTCCCTGGTGAAGGCGCGCGCCGGGCTGGACAGCGGTGGCAGCGGGGAGCCGGGTGCCACCTACGGCAAGGCCCCGCACAAGGCCTCGGTGGTGAAGAAGGTAGCCGCGCGCAAGAGGCGGCACCCGGACGAGGCCTTTGACCACGAGATCTCGGCCTTCTTCCCCGCCAACCTGGACTTCCTATGTCTGCAAGAGGTGTTTGACAAGCGGGCGGCCACCAAGTTGAAAAACCAGCTGCATGGCTACTTCGAGTACATCCTGTATGATGTCGGGGTCTATGGCTgccaaggctgctgctgctgccgccgctgctgcgaAGCCCACTGTTGCTTCAAGTGTTTCAACAGCGGCCTCTTCTTTGCCAGCCGTTACCCCATCATGGATGCCGCCTATCACTGTTACACCAACGGGAAGGGCGTCGACAGCCTGGCCTCGAAGGGAGCGCTGTTTCTCAAG GTGCAGGTGGGAAGCACACCTCAGGACCAAAGAATTGTCGGGTACATCACCTGTACACACCTGCACGCCCCGGAAG AAGACAGTGCCATCCGGTGCGAGCAGCTGGACATGCTTCTGGAATGGCTGGCTGACTTCCGAAAATCTACCTCCTCGTCCAGCACAGCCAACCCCGAGGAGCTGGTGGCGTTTGACATCGTCTGTGGAGATTTGAACTTTGACAACTGCTCCTCCG acGACAAGTTGGAGCAGCAGCACTCCCTGTTTACACGCTACAAGGACCCCTGCCGCCTGGGGCCTGGCGAGGAGAAGCCATGGGCAATTG GTACCATGCTGGACCAGGATGGCATCAACGATGAGGATGTGAGCTCCCCTGACAATCTACAAAA GGTCTTGGAGAGTGAGGAGGGACGCCGGGAGTACCTCGCCTTCCCCACCAGCAAGAGCTCGGGGGCGGGCCAGAAGGGACGCAAGGATGTGCTGAAGGGCAACGGCAGGCGCATCGACTACATGCTGTATGCAGAGGAGGGGCTGTGCCCGGACTGGAAGGCT gaGGTGGAAGAATTCAGTTTCATCACCCAGCTGTCCGGCCTGACCGACCACCTCCCGGTGGCCATGCGGTTGATGGTGTCTACGGGGGATGAGGAGGCATAG